One Papaver somniferum cultivar HN1 chromosome 10, ASM357369v1, whole genome shotgun sequence genomic window carries:
- the LOC113316560 gene encoding serine--tRNA ligase-like — MLDVNLFREEKGGNPKIIRESQRRRFASVELVDEVIHLDKEWRQRQFELDNLRKDLNKINKQVWKLMNSGEDATGKIKSSEECKQSKAAKDAQVQEAKDLLYSKLYLIGNLVHDSVPIDNDEANNLVVRTWGVKRTEPKLKNHVQLVELLGIADLKKDANVAGGRGFYLKGVGVLLNQALTSFGFAFLGKRNYTLLQTPFFMRKDIMAKCAQLDQFDEELCKVTGEGDDKYLIATAEQPLCACHLDDWIHPTQLPIRYAGYSTCFCKEAGSHGRDTLGIFRVHQFEKVEQFCMTSPNATDSWEMHEEMIRNSEDLYKELNLPYQVVSIVSGALNDAAAPMRDYLAKSTKIHKIFRV, encoded by the coding sequence ATGTTAGATGTCAATCTCTTCAGAGAAGAAAAAGGAGGCAACCCAAAAATCATCCGTGAATCTCAACGTCGTAGATTTGCAAGTGTTGAACTCGTCGATGAGGTTATACACCTTGATAAAGAATGGCGTCAACGTCAATTCGAGTTGGATAACTTGAGGAAAGATCTGAATAAGATCAATAAACAAGTTTGGAAACTTATGAATTCTGGTGAAGATGCTACTGGAAAGATTAAAAGCTCAGAGGAGTGTAAACAGTCAAAAGCAGCAAAAGATGCTCAAGTACAAGAAGCAAAAGATTTGTTGTATTCTAAGTTATATTTGATTGGTAACTTAGTTCATGATTCTGTTCCTATTGACAATGATGAGGCTAATAATTTGGTAGTCCGAACATGGGGAGTGAAAAGGACAGAACCTAAGTtgaaaaatcatgttcaacttgtTGAGCTTCTTGGAATTGCTGATCTCAAGAAAGATGCTAATGTTGCTGGAGGAAGAGGTTTCTACTTGAAAGGAGTTGGGGTACTTCTCAATCAGGCACTTACCAGTTTTGGTTTCGCATTCTTGGGAAAGCGAAACTATACCCTCCTACAAACTCCATTCTTCATGAGAAAAGATATAATGGCAAAATGTGCTCAACTAGACCAATTTGACGAAGAACTTTGCAAAGTCACTGGTGAGGGAGATGATAAGTATCTGATTGCCACAGCTGAACAGCCACTGTGTGCATGTCATCTAGATGATTGGATCCATCCTACACAACTGCCAATAAGATATGCAGGATACTCTACTTGTTTCTGCAAAGAAGCTGGTTCACATGGTCGAGATACTTTAGGTATTTTTCGAGTTCATCAATTTGAGAAGGTAGAACAGTTCTGCATGACCTCTCCAAATGCTACCGACTCCTGGGAAATGCATGAGGAAATGATTAGAAACTCTGAGGACTTATATAAGGAGCTAAACTTGCCCTATCAAGTTGTTTCCATTGTTTCGGGTGCTTTGAATGATGCAGCTGCTCCTATGAGGGATTATTTGGCTAAATCCACTAAAATCCACAAGATTTTCCGAGTTTGA